The proteins below are encoded in one region of Neisseria macacae ATCC 33926:
- the murG gene encoding undecaprenyldiphospho-muramoylpentapeptide beta-N-acetylglucosaminyltransferase, producing the protein MGGKTFMLMAGGTGGHIFPALAVADSLRARGHHVIWLGSEGSMEERIVPQYDILLETLAIKGVRGNGIKRKLMLPFTLYKTVREAQRIIRKHRVECVIGFGGFVTFPGGLAAKLLGVPIVIHEQNAVAGLSNRQLSRWAKRVLYAFPKAFSHEGGLVGNPVRADIANLPVPAERFQGREGRLKILVVGGSLGADVLNKTVPQALALLPDDARPQMYHQSGRGKLGSLQADYDALGVKAECVEFITDMVSAYRDADLVICRAGALTIAELTAAGLGALLVPYPYAVDDHQTANARFMVQAEAGLLLPQTQLTAEKLAEILGGLNREKCLKWAENARTLALPHSADDVAEAAIACTA; encoded by the coding sequence ATGGGTGGTAAAACTTTCATGCTGATGGCGGGCGGTACCGGCGGCCATATTTTTCCTGCGCTGGCGGTGGCGGACTCATTGCGCGCGCGCGGCCATCATGTGATTTGGCTGGGCAGCGAAGGCTCGATGGAAGAACGCATCGTGCCGCAATACGACATCCTGCTCGAAACGCTGGCGATTAAAGGCGTGCGCGGCAACGGCATCAAACGCAAGCTGATGTTGCCGTTCACTTTGTATAAAACCGTCCGCGAAGCGCAGCGGATTATCCGCAAACACCGCGTTGAGTGCGTCATCGGTTTCGGCGGCTTCGTTACCTTCCCCGGCGGTTTGGCAGCGAAGCTGTTGGGCGTGCCGATTGTGATTCACGAACAAAACGCTGTGGCAGGGTTGTCCAACCGCCAACTGTCGCGTTGGGCGAAGCGGGTGTTGTACGCCTTCCCGAAAGCGTTCAGCCACGAAGGCGGCCTGGTCGGTAACCCCGTCCGCGCCGATATTGCCAACCTGCCTGTGCCTGCCGAACGCTTCCAAGGGCGTGAAGGTCGTCTGAAAATCTTGGTGGTCGGCGGCAGTTTGGGCGCAGACGTTTTGAACAAAACCGTACCGCAGGCATTGGCTTTGCTGCCTGACGATGCGCGCCCGCAGATGTACCACCAATCGGGTCGGGGCAAGCTGGGCAGCTTGCAGGCGGATTACGACGCGCTGGGCGTGAAAGCCGAATGCGTGGAATTTATTACTGACATGGTGTCCGCCTACCGCGATGCCGACTTGGTGATTTGCCGTGCCGGCGCGCTGACGATTGCCGAGTTGACGGCGGCGGGGCTGGGTGCGCTGCTGGTGCCGTATCCTTACGCCGTCGATGACCATCAAACCGCCAATGCGCGTTTTATGGTGCAGGCAGAAGCAGGATTGTTGTTGCCGCAAACCCAGCTGACAGCGGAAAAACTCGCCGAAATCCTCGGCGGCTTAAACCGCGAAAAATGCCTCAAATGGGCGGAAAACGCCCGCACATTGGCACTGCCGCACAGCGCGGACGATGTGGCGGAAGCCGCCATCGCGTGTACGGCATGA
- a CDS encoding class I SAM-dependent methyltransferase: MSEKISPETVSVLSSTMLIPLWAKAVEQGRAQPLLRDDEAVRMLDKIDYDFSKFAKVKASQVGCCGRAKLLDDMTRHFIAEHPDAVVVQIGAGLDARYERLGRPRITAWYDLDLPEVIEVRRMLLPESDNHYLGASMFDEAWMNTVAAHGKPVLLVIEGVLMYFEEAQVQDFFKQVARRLPHAQLAFDTIPKAYIGQSKRHDALGKMDKPPEFRWAISGTDDIRRLISGVEIIEEAGLSSVCKPRYPWLLRLVYATAWGRRKLDMRLMRIQVPSS; encoded by the coding sequence ATGTCCGAAAAAATCTCTCCCGAAACCGTTTCCGTCCTGTCCAGTACCATGCTGATTCCCCTGTGGGCGAAGGCCGTAGAGCAGGGTAGGGCGCAGCCGCTTTTGCGCGATGACGAAGCCGTGCGGATGTTGGACAAGATAGACTACGACTTCAGCAAGTTTGCCAAAGTCAAAGCATCGCAGGTCGGCTGTTGCGGGCGGGCGAAGCTGTTGGACGATATGACCCGGCATTTTATCGCCGAACATCCCGATGCCGTCGTCGTGCAAATCGGCGCGGGGCTGGATGCGCGTTACGAACGTCTGGGCAGGCCGCGCATTACCGCTTGGTATGATTTGGATTTGCCGGAAGTGATTGAAGTGCGGCGTATGCTGCTGCCCGAGTCGGACAATCATTATCTGGGCGCGTCCATGTTCGACGAAGCGTGGATGAACACCGTTGCCGCGCACGGAAAACCCGTGTTGCTCGTGATCGAAGGTGTGTTGATGTATTTTGAAGAAGCGCAGGTGCAGGACTTTTTCAAACAGGTTGCCCGCCGTCTGCCGCACGCCCAACTTGCCTTCGACACTATCCCCAAGGCCTACATCGGACAAAGCAAACGCCACGACGCACTCGGTAAAATGGACAAACCGCCCGAGTTCCGCTGGGCGATAAGCGGCACGGACGACATCCGACGCCTGATATCGGGTGTGGAAATCATCGAAGAAGCGGGTTTGAGCAGCGTCTGCAAACCGCGTTATCCGTGGCTCTTGCGCCTTGTGTATGCGACCGCGTGGGGGCGGCGCAAACTGGATATGCGCTTGATGAGGATACAAGTGCCGTCAAGTTGA